In Psychrobacter sp. JCM 18902, a single window of DNA contains:
- a CDS encoding EpsG family protein: MLPYLLVLSLVIFWIVLEKKSLNRTSFWLPLIILTLFAGLRSYRVGTDTGNYTRNFNSQLNAEYFRFNEDIEFGYQLLEYALLRMTTHYFWLLVITSLIIVYCYLRVIKKYSVNYWFSVFLFITLGVYTFSFNGLRQGLAMAIFTLAIPYLLEKRFIPYLLICAIASLFHVTALFMIPFYFIVNLRIKPLYKILATFLGSLLVSGVLVAYISSTNDRYEGYAKASDEAGGFLTLGFYTAIMILIILVSYLYKIKDKDFQKLITFYASGVVFIIPLAMLGTSPSGPQRLLAYFTWILVLILPMILKRINNIYLYIASIVIFLMYFVLTTSRFSNLSPYIINPIFEVF, encoded by the coding sequence ATGCTTCCATACCTGCTGGTTCTTAGCCTTGTTATTTTTTGGATCGTACTGGAGAAAAAATCTCTCAATCGTACGTCTTTTTGGCTGCCGCTAATTATATTGACATTGTTTGCAGGCCTTCGTAGCTACCGAGTCGGTACGGATACAGGAAACTATACGAGAAATTTCAACAGTCAATTGAATGCCGAGTACTTTAGGTTCAACGAAGACATTGAGTTCGGCTATCAGTTATTAGAGTATGCGTTGTTACGTATGACCACTCATTATTTTTGGCTGCTTGTTATTACCAGTTTAATTATTGTCTATTGCTATCTTAGAGTGATTAAAAAATACAGCGTAAATTATTGGTTTTCCGTATTTTTATTTATTACGCTGGGCGTTTATACTTTTTCTTTTAATGGACTGCGTCAAGGATTGGCAATGGCGATCTTTACCTTGGCCATTCCTTATCTGTTAGAAAAACGATTTATTCCATACCTGCTGATTTGTGCAATTGCTTCATTGTTCCATGTAACCGCGTTATTTATGATTCCATTTTATTTCATCGTCAATTTAAGAATAAAACCCTTATATAAGATTTTGGCAACATTCTTAGGATCGCTATTAGTAAGTGGGGTATTGGTCGCTTATATTTCTTCTACTAACGATAGATATGAGGGCTATGCGAAAGCATCCGATGAAGCAGGCGGGTTTTTAACGCTTGGTTTTTACACGGCTATCATGATTTTAATCATCTTGGTCAGTTATCTGTATAAAATTAAAGACAAAGATTTTCAAAAACTCATAACGTTTTATGCATCAGGCGTGGTTTTTATCATACCGTTAGCGATGTTGGGTACCAGTCCTTCAGGTCCTCAAAGGCTGCTTGCGTATTTTACATGGATATTGGTTTTGATACTGCCTATGATTTTAAAAAGAATTAATAATATTTATTTATATATAGCGAGTATCGTTATTTTTCTCATGTATTTTGTCTTGACGACATCGAGATTTAGTAACTTGAGTCCGTATATTATCAATCCGATATTTGAGGTTTTCTAA
- a CDS encoding glycosyltransferase family 2 protein, with translation MKNQTYISIGIPIYNAEAYLEDAIKSILAQTHELWELILIDDGSTDASLAIAKRFEESDHRIKVIADGINKKLPARLNQLIKEANYDYIARMDADDLIHPDRLAIQLSFLEKNPDYDLVSTGVVSIDNFNKVYGCRHVDQIYTEFKEIAAAYPIVHAAVLAKKSWYERNKYNENYPRSEDYDLWCRAISNQDLNLAVLPDLLYYYREEGNLSLSKITRSYKDSFKTYCEYKGNSYLGSLKLSAKLTTVTFLDSIGLLQKIANKRNKLTISDTLRNHHQSVVNSICAK, from the coding sequence ATGAAAAATCAGACATATATATCTATTGGTATTCCCATTTATAATGCTGAAGCGTACTTGGAAGATGCTATCAAATCCATATTGGCTCAAACGCATGAGTTATGGGAGCTTATATTAATTGATGATGGCTCTACTGATGCGTCATTGGCCATCGCCAAGCGTTTTGAAGAGTCTGACCATAGAATAAAGGTCATTGCTGATGGCATAAACAAAAAACTGCCTGCTCGATTAAATCAGCTTATTAAAGAAGCGAACTATGATTATATAGCGCGCATGGATGCCGATGATCTCATTCATCCAGATAGACTAGCGATTCAATTAAGTTTTTTAGAAAAAAATCCAGATTATGATTTGGTATCTACAGGTGTCGTGTCTATTGATAATTTTAATAAAGTTTATGGTTGCCGTCATGTCGATCAAATTTATACAGAATTTAAAGAAATAGCCGCTGCTTATCCTATTGTACATGCTGCTGTTTTGGCAAAAAAGAGTTGGTACGAACGAAATAAATATAATGAAAATTATCCAAGGTCTGAAGATTATGATTTATGGTGTAGAGCTATCTCAAATCAAGATTTAAATTTAGCGGTATTGCCTGATTTATTATATTATTATAGAGAAGAAGGGAATTTATCGTTATCTAAAATAACCAGATCATATAAAGACAGTTTTAAAACGTACTGTGAATATAAGGGAAACAGTTATTTAGGTTCTTTGAAATTATCAGCAAAACTGACAACAGTCACTTTTTTAGATTCGATAGGATTATTACAAAAGATAGCCAATAAAAGAAATAAATTAACAATATCTGACACGCTAAGAAATCATCATCAGTCAGTGGTAAATAGTATTTGTGCTAAATGA